AACCGTCGTCAAATCATTGACGTCATTCGCCAAAACAAACTCTCTACCGCCCTCTTTTGATGTAAAATGGAGGAAATAGTTTCAGCAGGTTcaattttgaaactttttataAGATTATACTGGCACTGACcaaagaaagtagaaaaaaaacaataataataattttaaaaataggcaaaggaaatttatttgtataccaaattttagcaacaaaaaaattttacttgTCAATTTAGGCGGATTTGTAAACTTATTTAACcattacatattttacagaaaGTCCCTTGAGATTTATTGTATCTGATTAAAgagataatattttaaatacaataaagatATTTGCCTcacattgctgtttttattggcttattttcatttaacttgtcaatcataaaatccaaaaatacacTAATATTTATGGTTAtagcttaaaaatatataaaaagagaaGTTGAAAGgatatgaatgcttttgcaggCCTGTAAACATAgggactgaaagaaaaaaatccaaatgtgGATGGctcctgaaatgttttattgtatctttatgtaaaagaaaaagacagcaaCAGTACCTGTGACATTTTGTAAGCTCATGTGTTGGAGTGGTTATATTTCAGACTGCTTTCCAGTCAAGTCTTAATGAGGATTCCTGTACCTAAGGAGCACGGGGAAGGTCGTGCCTATGTGCTTTTGGTTGTAATGGTGACAGACAATCTCTACATCATAGAAACTGAACTGCACTTTGACGCGCTCATTTGGTGAGGTGAGGAAGCTGAGAGTGTAGAGGGCAAACTCAAACTCAGGACTGACGCCGATGAAGATGCTGCCCTTGGGCTTTATGCCATTCTTCCAGCTGAACTGCAATGCCAGGATGTGTTTGTTCTCATCAGGCTATATTGAAGATTAAAAAAGGAGAACAGGTGGGATTAAGCAAGTTATGTGTACAAATCTAACTagataggagtcaaattatcaccaTTACGTAAGGGGATGTTATACCTGAGGAGAATTTGCTGTGACACTGTAGCCTTTGTAATCAATGTGACCCAGCTTTTCTTGTATGTACAGCTGAATCCAGTTGTGAAAACCAATGACAGTCCGCCCTCCTCTTGTCTCCCCAACAAACACATGTTCAAATCCTGAAGAGTCTGGCCTGTGGGCAGAAACAAGAACATAAGATCAGTAACATGTTTGCCTTCATGTTATTATAATGAttacttttttctgttaaacagcaaagaaaaatactaaGCATCATATGGAATcacctaaattatttttaagctgtAGCTAAAACACATGTGGAACCACTGCTTATGAACATGATGggcaatatttgtattttatggtGGCATCAACGTTTCTGAGGTGTATTCTCCAAGGGAGGTGGTAGCCATCATGCTGTTAGATTTCTTGTATGGAGATATATTTAGATGCTGTGGCAGTCACCACCCACCTGCTGGATCCTCTTCTTGCATAGAGTTCAAACCAGATTCTGTAGAGCTGCTCCTTGAATTCTGTGTCATCTTGAGGAGAGAGTTGCTTCTCCACCAGGTGTTTATGAGCTATCTAAAAGCATTATACAcaagtttattttcagtgttCTGCCATATTTCATTCACGTTGAACCATACTAATTGATGAAAATTACATTACTTGATCTAAAGAACTTATCATgcaaaaacatgataaaaaaattgctttgtcagtttacatttaaagctgcagtacgtaacttctataaaaagaaaaaaaaatcttgctcctctgccttctcccagtgctcccagtaaCAACTGCAGTTACATGCcattcagtcaaaaacaaccaatcagagccaggaggagggtcttagagctgtcaatcactctcattCTCATCCACTTCCACTTTCTCTCAGCTAAACTGAAAGCTGGTCCATCACCAAATAGCCAGCCACGATTGTTAAGGCTTGTAAGCATGGTCACCAATAACGGTGGATAAAGGTTTTCCTGGAATGGtatgttgtttctccaccattagcacattgagcagcattgattgacagtgctaagaccctcctcctgtctctgattggttgtattTGGTCAAGAGTGGTGCATTTTATCAGATAGCAACAGTAGCTCAGAGAGGAAGTGGAGAAGATCAaactttttacagattatctgtctcatactatATTGTCATGACATaatcataattttaataaatatgtaaaaagcctattttttgtaaaagttacataatgcaGCTGTAATAGGTCCATTTCCAGTACCTTCATAGTGCGAGTCTGAATGATGGCATCCAGGAACCTGTGGTTCTCTGCCACTTCCTCAGGAGTTACAATCTCTGGCTCACCGGTGTCACTTTCATAGTTATCCAAAAGGGAGATAAAGGCTGCAGAATCAAATAAAgatttctcattatttttagGTTCACATGTGCTACAGGAAATTAAGTAATGTTTAAAGCTGTCCACTCCCAGAAACACGAACATTACACAGAACAAGTCAGCCAAACAGAAATCCTCTGAGCAATCCTTTGAGTGCTGAAtagtttcagaaaataaaataagcaagaaaaataaattggtaTTTTTCTGGTTCTATTTCATTCTGGAAATACTTCTctcttcttaaataaaaatgttatcagATATGAAAGAAGATAAGCATTTTTTTGCAGACCTATGCATGCTGTGTGATTATGTATAGTGTAGTTTTCCTTTAAGAGGAGGCGATTGTTGCAAACCCGCCGCCAGGAATGCATGACATGATTGCAGCAATTGAGATGTTTGTTAATTGGACTGTTGCATTAGTGGTGGAAATGTTtcaattaaagttattttttacaacctcaaaagtttatgtattttaccaggatttttttgtgaaagacCAGCagattacaacatatttaggaAGATGAATTATGAATAGTTTTTATGACTATCTGGCAAGTTAAGAGTATTTAACCTACTTTATTCTGATACCCATAGATAAAACCCAGAGAAACTTTCCAAACACACCTAATTAAAAAGGATCCCCTCGTATGTAATTACAAGGCATATGTGAAAGAGCTGCCATACATTTTGATAACAGAAAGCTAGTAGCAGTAAAAACTTGAGCACTGACCTAAAAATGTctcctttttgaaaatattctcaTCAACATATGTAAACAAAGGAAGTCCTGCCCTGTCGTTGCTCTCATTGTCACCCATGCTGTCTCCAGCTTTGccctgcagcagagagaaatcATCAAATGATCACACTTTATGTTTCACTTCAAAAATCCATGAAGATCCTTAACTACTGCTTTTAACCAATGTTCATtattaatgtacattttaaactgaGAATATTTCAGTTTAGAAAATACAATGTGAGAATGGTACAAGTGCATATATAACAGATTTATCTTAATCTGGATGTCCATGAGTGTGGTGCACCTGCAGAGAAATCCTGTAGTCTTTTCCAGGTTTGAGTCGGTTGACGTCATTATCCCAAATCTCCTGAACTATAGCCGACAGCTCTCTGTCACTCTCAATCATCATACGGCCACTCTTTGTTCTCCTTGTCCCACTGTTCAGTCTCAGTCCCCTTCTGATTGCAGTGGTACAGCGTTTAATGTCTCAGCCAAACTCCAGAGGTACgcaaaatctaaatattctaaattagtaaaataaaaaatgcattagtCGCACACAGATAATGTATAATCAGAACAAGATATTTACACACACtaaatacaaaagcaaaaacttttttatctcaCTGTCAGATATTAAATCTGACTTcccttttttttgctttaggtcagttaaaatgaccaaaatcatTTATACTTGCTAAAGACCAGAACAataggaaatatattttttgagaaTTTTCAATTACTTTCTCTTTAAATGCTTACGTATTCTAAAATTCCCTACATGATTTTATGTAAGCATTTTTCTGCAAACCTATAGATGCTCTGTGATGCATTGGTTTGCATCACAGAGGAAACCTTTCCCTTTCTTTGAGTGCCTCAAATCCTAATTTGAGGCAGAATTGTATTGACTTATTTGCTGCAGAAGGGATGGGTACACTTTACTAGATAAATGCCATCATGAGGAAGGACcattataaagaaatatttacccCACCACCCATTCACAAGCTTTATATTAGGAAGTTAAAGTTTGAGCATCAATCTCCCGAGTGAACAATGATCCAAACCAGCTTTGCTGTAAAGCCGAGtaggaaaagcaaaaacaatgttttggaGAGACCATCAGAAAGCCTTAATTTTAACTCTGAAATTATgaattcaaaattcaaacaatCTATTGTAAAAAGCTTGTGGAAGGATATACAAAAGGTTTGAGCCAATAAGTCATAGATTTGAAAAGATAAGTCATTATTTTTGGTAATCCTAATTAcaatgctaaaacaaaaaaagaaattgtcttaatttaatgttttacaagcagaaagaaaaggttatgtctccattttacatttttcctatGTAAACTAGTTTGTCACAATTAATACTTCGGTCTTGATGGATGGAAATctaataaaatgagaaaatctaTTAGgaacaaaatatattcaaaagGAATTTCATGTATTTTACAGGTAAAGAACAAACAAATCGTGGCTGAACGTCGAGCTCTAAGAATTCAGCATAAGATGGCAGCGCTGTAAGCATCAAAACTCACTGACCTGCTTCTTTCAGTCCTGATCTGCTTCTCTGATCCAACAAGGAACAACT
This window of the Gambusia affinis linkage group LG15, SWU_Gaff_1.0, whole genome shotgun sequence genome carries:
- the endou2 gene encoding poly(U)-specific endoribonuclease-B; the protein is MMIESDRELSAIVQEIWDNDVNRLKPGKDYRISLQGKAGDSMGDNESNDRAGLPLFTYVDENIFKKETFLAFISLLDNYESDTGEPEIVTPEEVAENHRFLDAIIQTRTMKIAHKHLVEKQLSPQDDTEFKEQLYRIWFELYARRGSSRPDSSGFEHVFVGETRGGRTVIGFHNWIQLYIQEKLGHIDYKGYSVTANSPQPDENKHILALQFSWKNGIKPKGSIFIGVSPEFEFALYTLSFLTSPNERVKVQFSFYDVEIVCHHYNQKHIGTTFPVLLRYRNPH